The following are encoded together in the Vibrio zhugei genome:
- a CDS encoding methyl-accepting chemotaxis protein — translation MSLSLKQKLIAVSIAMLAIMAIALIWIAAAKLKTETQNSVQVRAQTVSQSAEKGISDWISQRVALIKALKDNTQAEDIEPFLVQARKAGDFDDVYFGTSQGDMLRSHPERNSAGYDPRVRGWYKSATQANKMVLTSAYRDAATNELLVTLATPIHHTGGREGVLAGDVLIAQLVNNVISLDIGKNASASLIDSQNGTILATQKAENILKPVSALDDDLSMNSIEKAMQSGQLAQFDINGQEKLLYFSKVPNTHWILMLKLDKETEFALYYSMLNQLIITGIVITIIMLFAVAYVVSVLTKDLLRVSSALEEIASGEGDLTQRLTVSSHDEVGKLASNFNVFVSNMHSMMMTLRGISQSLHSQSTTTAAHAANRSERIRVQQDEINMVATAINEMAAATHEIAGNADNTASSSNEAVSAAQHGSDQVTKTQSSIARLAEEVGVATSVIEELQTHADGINSILSTIQGIAEQTNLLALNAAIEAARAGEQGRGFAVVADEVRVLSQRTHSSTTEIQTMIETLQATTHKAVNIMGDSHKLSDTSVDDATEAAASLTQIQQSVEVISDMATQIASAAEEQSSVTSEITRNTSGIRDVSEELAKEAGEAAKQASELSALSHQLQEQIGRFKL, via the coding sequence ATGAGTTTATCGTTGAAACAAAAATTAATTGCCGTGAGCATTGCGATGCTCGCTATTATGGCCATTGCCTTGATTTGGATTGCTGCTGCCAAATTAAAAACAGAAACTCAAAATAGTGTCCAGGTGAGAGCTCAGACTGTTTCACAAAGTGCGGAGAAAGGAATTTCCGACTGGATCAGTCAACGAGTCGCGTTAATTAAAGCGCTGAAAGATAATACTCAAGCCGAAGACATAGAACCCTTCCTTGTGCAAGCAAGAAAAGCTGGGGATTTTGATGATGTGTATTTTGGCACGAGTCAAGGCGACATGCTACGTTCTCACCCTGAAAGAAACAGTGCAGGGTATGATCCTCGAGTACGTGGCTGGTATAAAAGTGCCACTCAGGCTAATAAAATGGTGTTGACCTCAGCTTATCGTGATGCTGCGACCAACGAGCTATTGGTGACGCTTGCGACGCCTATCCATCACACGGGTGGCCGTGAGGGCGTGTTAGCTGGCGACGTGCTCATTGCGCAGTTGGTCAATAATGTGATTAGCTTGGATATTGGTAAAAATGCCTCCGCCTCGTTAATAGACAGTCAAAATGGAACCATTCTCGCGACCCAAAAAGCAGAAAACATTCTTAAGCCAGTGAGCGCTTTGGATGACGATCTGTCCATGAACAGTATTGAAAAAGCCATGCAAAGTGGTCAGTTGGCCCAATTTGATATTAATGGTCAAGAGAAACTGCTGTATTTTTCTAAAGTCCCTAATACGCACTGGATTCTCATGCTGAAACTCGATAAAGAAACTGAGTTTGCATTGTATTACAGTATGTTAAATCAACTGATTATCACGGGTATTGTGATCACCATTATTATGTTGTTTGCCGTTGCCTATGTGGTAAGTGTGCTAACCAAGGATCTGCTGCGTGTTTCCAGTGCGTTGGAAGAGATTGCTTCTGGCGAAGGCGATCTGACTCAACGCTTGACCGTATCGAGTCACGATGAGGTGGGGAAACTTGCGTCTAATTTCAACGTGTTTGTTAGTAACATGCACAGCATGATGATGACATTAAGAGGTATTTCTCAGAGTTTACATAGCCAATCGACGACGACCGCAGCTCATGCTGCAAATCGTAGCGAGCGCATTCGCGTGCAGCAAGATGAAATCAATATGGTCGCCACGGCGATTAATGAAATGGCGGCTGCGACTCATGAAATCGCTGGCAATGCAGATAACACTGCGAGCAGTTCGAATGAGGCGGTATCCGCGGCGCAACATGGTAGCGATCAAGTGACTAAGACTCAGAGCTCCATCGCACGCTTAGCTGAAGAAGTGGGCGTTGCGACTTCTGTGATTGAGGAGTTGCAAACTCATGCCGATGGCATTAATTCGATTCTATCGACTATCCAAGGGATTGCCGAACAAACCAATTTACTGGCACTCAACGCTGCGATTGAGGCAGCGCGTGCTGGTGAGCAGGGACGTGGATTTGCGGTGGTGGCTGACGAAGTCCGAGTATTAAGTCAGCGTACGCATTCGTCAACAACGGAAATTCAAACCATGATTGAAACCCTGCAAGCGACAACGCATAAAGCCGTTAATATCATGGGTGATAGCCACAAGTTATCCGATACATCGGTAGACGATGCCACCGAAGCGGCCGCCAGTTTAACGCAAATTCAGCAATCGGTTGAGGTGATCAGTGATATGGCAACGCAAATTGCCTCTGCTGCTGAAGAGCAATCCTCGGTGACTTCGGAAATTACGCGCAATACTTCAGGCATTCGTGATGTATCTGAAGAGCTTGCGAAAGAAGCGGGCGAAGCGGCCAAGCAAGCTTCTGAGCTTTCTGCGCTTTCTCATCAATTACAAGAACAAATCGGTCGATTTAAATTGTAA
- a CDS encoding BCCT family transporter gives MKKSIDKYSIDNTDYTVGQDNVQKWGFDVHNPVFGVSAGLILIFLVATLLSDADTAKSVLNGIKGQIIDNFDVLFMWAGNFFIVFCLAMIVLPYGRIRLGGKDAAPEHSFFSWLSMLFAAGMGIGLMFWSVAEPAGYYTGAYGTPLDVTANTPEAAKLALGATMFHWGLHPWAIYGVMSLSLAFFCYNKGLPLSIRSIFFPVLGDRAWGWAGHIVDILAVISTLFGLATSLGLGAQQAASGLHHVFGFKDGISLQIIVIVGVTLLATISVIRGIDGGVKVISNINMILAFLLLFVVAFIGYDVTFAAIPETLVSYIQNIVALSNPHDRPDETWLKAWTIFYWAWWISWSPFVGMFIARVSRGRTVRQFMTAVLIVPTAVTLVWMSVFGGLAIDQIIHHVGVLGDKGVTNVSLAMFEMFDALPYGTVLSIIGVVLVLVFFITSSDSGSLVIDSITAGGKLDAPILQRVFWAVLEGAIAIALLWIGGSNAVQAMQAAAICTALPFTIILLLMCFSLVKGMNTEEY, from the coding sequence ATGAAGAAGAGTATTGATAAATACAGTATTGATAATACCGACTATACGGTAGGACAAGATAATGTCCAAAAGTGGGGTTTTGATGTACATAACCCAGTTTTCGGAGTAAGTGCTGGCTTAATCCTGATTTTCTTAGTGGCAACGCTACTGTCAGATGCGGATACTGCGAAAAGTGTGTTGAATGGGATTAAAGGGCAAATCATTGATAATTTTGATGTTCTCTTCATGTGGGCAGGGAACTTTTTTATCGTCTTTTGCTTAGCAATGATTGTGTTGCCTTACGGTCGGATCCGTCTCGGTGGTAAAGATGCCGCACCTGAACATTCTTTCTTTTCATGGTTATCCATGTTGTTTGCTGCGGGCATGGGTATTGGTCTGATGTTTTGGAGTGTTGCCGAGCCTGCTGGTTACTACACTGGCGCCTATGGTACTCCTTTAGATGTGACAGCGAATACCCCGGAGGCCGCAAAATTGGCTTTGGGTGCAACCATGTTCCACTGGGGATTACATCCTTGGGCCATTTATGGCGTTATGTCGCTGTCTCTTGCGTTTTTCTGCTATAACAAAGGTCTACCACTTTCTATCCGTTCTATATTTTTCCCTGTTTTAGGTGATAGAGCTTGGGGATGGGCCGGTCACATTGTTGATATTCTCGCTGTGATTTCCACTTTGTTTGGTTTAGCAACATCATTAGGTTTAGGCGCGCAGCAAGCGGCAAGTGGCCTGCATCACGTGTTTGGTTTTAAAGATGGTATCAGTCTACAAATCATCGTGATTGTTGGTGTCACTCTGCTGGCAACCATTTCAGTGATTCGAGGCATTGACGGTGGGGTGAAAGTCATCTCTAACATCAATATGATTCTGGCTTTCCTTTTGCTCTTTGTGGTTGCATTTATTGGCTATGATGTCACCTTCGCTGCGATCCCAGAAACCTTAGTCTCTTATATCCAAAATATCGTGGCACTAAGTAACCCGCATGATCGCCCTGATGAAACTTGGTTGAAAGCATGGACTATCTTCTATTGGGCTTGGTGGATTTCATGGTCACCATTCGTGGGGATGTTTATTGCTCGAGTATCACGTGGACGGACTGTTCGTCAGTTTATGACGGCTGTCTTGATTGTCCCAACAGCTGTGACACTGGTATGGATGTCAGTATTCGGTGGGCTTGCCATTGATCAAATCATCCATCATGTCGGCGTATTAGGCGATAAAGGTGTGACTAATGTCTCTCTTGCGATGTTTGAGATGTTTGATGCGCTTCCTTACGGAACGGTGCTGTCCATCATTGGTGTTGTGTTAGTGCTGGTCTTCTTTATTACGTCTTCAGATTCAGGCTCATTGGTTATCGATAGCATCACGGCGGGCGGGAAGCTCGATGCACCAATACTGCAGCGGGTATTTTGGGCTGTATTGGAAGGTGCGATTGCCATTGCATTGTTATGGATTGGCGGAAGTAACGCTGTACAAGCTATGCAGGCAGCGGCCATTTGTACGGCGCTACCGTTCACGATTATTTTATTATTGATGTGTTTCAGTCTCGTGAAGGGAATGAATACGGAAGAATATTAA
- a CDS encoding 3'-5' exonuclease encodes MIQSFGAPSIDWPYKFRSKLKLAKYEPLRQFYAATLPEKGTPLREVEFLAMDFETTGLNTDKDEIITIGIVPFSFDRVYLNRARHWTVRPRQKLQDNSVVIHGITHNDIMDAPDLTEIISDVLESMQGKIMVVHFRKIERIMLDKALKRRIKEGIEFPVIDTMEIETRIQRQTSGSFWNRLLGRRPASVRLGQSRLRYNLPPYTAHHALTDAIATAELFQAQMAHHFTPDDPIQNFWL; translated from the coding sequence ATGATACAGTCATTTGGAGCACCGAGCATTGATTGGCCTTATAAGTTTCGTAGTAAGCTAAAACTGGCTAAATATGAACCATTGCGGCAATTTTATGCTGCCACGCTACCAGAAAAAGGCACGCCTTTGCGCGAGGTAGAGTTTTTGGCCATGGATTTTGAAACCACCGGCCTCAATACCGACAAAGATGAGATCATCACTATCGGTATCGTCCCCTTTTCCTTTGATCGCGTCTACCTTAATCGCGCTCGTCATTGGACGGTACGCCCCCGCCAAAAGTTACAGGATAACTCGGTGGTCATTCACGGTATTACCCATAATGATATTATGGATGCCCCAGATTTAACCGAAATTATCAGTGACGTACTCGAGTCCATGCAAGGCAAAATCATGGTGGTACACTTTCGGAAGATCGAAAGAATAATGCTCGATAAAGCCCTGAAAAGGCGGATTAAAGAAGGAATAGAGTTTCCTGTCATTGACACAATGGAGATCGAAACCCGAATTCAACGGCAAACGTCAGGTAGTTTTTGGAATCGACTGCTGGGGCGTCGTCCCGCCTCTGTTCGGTTAGGACAATCTCGCTTGCGTTATAACCTACCACCTTATACTGCCCACCATGCGCTTACGGATGCGATAGCCACGGCGGAGTTATTTCAAGCACAAATGGCTCATCATTTTACCCCCGATGATCCCATTCAAAATTTCTGGCTGTAA